GTGCAATCGGGCCGACCGACGGAGGTCGACGCCATCTGCGGCGCGGTGCACCGCGAGGGCGAGCGGCGCGGCGTCTCGGCGCCTCTCAATCAAGCGATGACGGTGCTCGTGAGTGCACTTGCGCCGAGCCGCGCCTAAGGCTCTCGCGCAACGAGGTCGATCTCGAGCTTCACGTCGTCGACGACCGGCAGGATGAGGCGGTTGGCGGGAACAGCCATCCCGTAGTCACCAAAGTGGAACGCGGTCGCGCCGACGACTTGGACCTCGTTGCCGGAGCGCGTCACCTGAACTGGCCACGTCACCTGACGCTCGACGCCGTGCATCTTCATCGTGCCCTCGAGCGTTGCGGCCCACTCACCTTGAGCCGCGATCGGCATGGGGGACACCGCTCACGCGCGCGAGCGTGAACTCGGCACGCGGGTAGATGGGGGTGTTGAGCGTGTTGAACTTGATCCATTCGTCGCGGAGCGGCTCGTCGCTCGTGAGCGAGTCGAGATCCGCCGCGAACGAGGAGGGTTCGGTCCGCTAGGACGGCGCGCGCCGGAGCGCTCGCGCCGTAGGCCAGGCCGCGACGAGCGCGATCGC
This portion of the Candidatus Limnocylindria bacterium genome encodes:
- a CDS encoding YceI family protein, whose translation is MPIAAQGEWAATLEGTMKMHGVERQVTWPVQVTRSGNEVQVVGATAFHFGDYGMAVPANRLILPVVDDVKLEIDLVAREP